Proteins encoded in a region of the Panicum hallii strain FIL2 chromosome 3, PHallii_v3.1, whole genome shotgun sequence genome:
- the LOC112886837 gene encoding protein EMBRYO SAC DEVELOPMENT ARREST 30 isoform X2 yields MMSFHLDRGLAHGDCGVHCANLITCILLQNLAKHMLLPVSIMVLFMQRYMVALRRYSLQLLNATLVIPEIQATTRAKGISPKFKSFSYLYDEDHFIDALSNDVAIVRGLPKDLREARKKIKFPTVSPRNSATPEYYMTEVLPRLVKSKVIGIIVNGGNCLKSILPANLEEFQKLRCRVAFHALRLRPQIQALGSQIVGRLRASGHPYLAYHPGLLRDTLAFHGCAELFQDIHTELIQSRRNQMIKRGTVKEQLTVDSVSRKMAGSCPLMPEEVGLLLQALGYPPTTIIFLAGSETFGGQRMLIPLRAMFANLVDRTSLCSQKELSDLVGPEEPLTSDLPHPPPPKSEKQLIEEWKRAGPRPRPLPPPPARPFYAHEKEGWYGWIGENDTEPDASPIEFRRQAHRLLWDALDYFVSVEADAFFPGFHNDGSGWPDCSSLIMGHRLYQSPSGITYRPDRKIVAALFEDVSDHRYHPPRNWTIAAREHLNRSAGVEGIVLSATLSRPVSFLAHPLPECSCRTPKSPAVQPVKSSNGRLLFGGEEECPDWMVRSLAMASAKNSEPQNEDYEDELPEDDSSLDTQHESDRSDVNKSSEQDEEMDPDD; encoded by the exons ATGATGTCCTTCCATTTGGACCG AGGCCTCGCCCACGGAGATTGTGGGGTCCATTGCGCAAACTTGATCACTTGCATCCTTTTGCAAAACCTAGCAAAACATATGCTG CTCCCAGTCAGCATAATGGTTTTATTTATGCAAAGATATATGGTGGCTTTGAGAAGATACAGTCTTCA GCTCTTAAATGCTACCCTGGTTATTCCTGAGATACAAGCAACAACTCGTGCAAAAGGCATCAG TCCAAAGTTCAAAAGCTTTTCTTACCTATATGATGAAGATCATTTCATAGATGCACTTTCCAATGATGTGGCTATTGTGCGTGGCTTGCCAAAGGATCTCAGAGAGGCTAGAAAAAAGATAAAATTTCCCACAGTATCTCCTAGGAATTCTGCCACTCCAGAGTACTACATGACAGAAGTATTACCCAGACTTGTAAAATCAAAAGTTATTGGGATAATTGTTAATGGAGGTAATTGTCTTAAG TCAATTCTCCCTGCAAACCTGGAGGAATTTCAGAAGCTTAGATGCAGGGTAGCCTTCCATGCTCTAAGGTTGCGCCCTCAAATTCAGGCTCTTGGGAGCCAGATAGTAGGAAG GTTGCGAGCATCCGGCCATCCTTATCTGGCATATCACCCAGGATTGCTAAGAGATACTCTAGCTTTTCATGGTTGTGCTGAACTATTCCAG GATATTCATACGGAGCTTATTCAGTCTAGAAGGAATCAGATGATTAAACGAGGAACGGTAAAGGAACAACTAACAGTTGATTCAGTGTCCAGGAAGATGGCTGGTTCGTGTCCACTCATGCCAGAAGAG GTTGGACTTCTACTTCAAGCATTAGGTTACCCACCTACAACAATAATATTCTTGGCTGGTTCTGAGACTTTTGGTGGACAGAGAATGCTTATTCCTCTACGAGCTATGTTTGCTAACCTAGTTGACCGCACTTCACTATGTAGTCAGAAGGAGCTGTCTGATTTAGTTGGGCCAGAAGAACCCCTAACCTCAGATTTGCCTCATCCCCCACCTCCCAAGAGTGAAAAACAACTCATTGAAGAATGGAAGAGAGCAGGGCCTCGTCCAAGACCACTGCCTCCACCTCCTGCAAGGCCATTCTATGCCCATGAGAAGGAAGGCTGGTATGGTTGGATTGGTGAGAATGACACAGAACCAGATGCTTCTCCAATTGAATTCAGGAGGCAAGCGCACCGGTTGCTCTGGGATGCGCTTGATTATTTTGTTTCTGTTGAAGCTGATGCCTTCTTCCCTGGGTTTCACAATGATGGGAGTGGTTGGCCGGACTGCTCAAGTTTGATCATGGGGCACAGGTTATACCAGTCACCTTCTGGTATTACCTACAGGCCTGACAG AAAGATTGTTGCCGCGCTGTTTGAAGATGTTAGTGATCATCGGTATCATCCACCACGGAATTGGACAATTGCTGCACGTGAGCACCTCAACAGAAGTGCAGGTGTGGAAGGCATCGTGTTATCAGCTACGTTGTCAAGACCTGTATCTTTTCTCGCGCACCCATTGCCAGAGTGCTCTTGCAGAACACCAAAATCACCTGCTGTTCAACCAGTGAAAAGCAGCAATGGCAGACTCCTATTTGGAGGTGAGGAAGAGTGTCCAGATTGGATGGTGCGCAGCCTGGCAATGGCTTCTGCCAAAAATAGTGAACCTCAAAATGAGGACTATGAAGATGAATTGCCTGAAGATGACTCTAGCCTGGACACGCAGCACGAATCTGACAGAAGCGACGTGAATAAATCTTCAGAGCAAGATGAAGAGATGGATCCAGATGATTAG
- the LOC112886837 gene encoding protein EMBRYO SAC DEVELOPMENT ARREST 30 isoform X1, whose amino-acid sequence MLLKSKFKLATAIGIMLSMLSLLVHLFLANYSAGGITKYSMHMDDVLPFGPRPRPRRLWGPLRKLDHLHPFAKPSKTYAAPSQHNGFIYAKIYGGFEKIQSSICDLVAVARLLNATLVIPEIQATTRAKGISPKFKSFSYLYDEDHFIDALSNDVAIVRGLPKDLREARKKIKFPTVSPRNSATPEYYMTEVLPRLVKSKVIGIIVNGGNCLKSILPANLEEFQKLRCRVAFHALRLRPQIQALGSQIVGRLRASGHPYLAYHPGLLRDTLAFHGCAELFQDIHTELIQSRRNQMIKRGTVKEQLTVDSVSRKMAGSCPLMPEEVGLLLQALGYPPTTIIFLAGSETFGGQRMLIPLRAMFANLVDRTSLCSQKELSDLVGPEEPLTSDLPHPPPPKSEKQLIEEWKRAGPRPRPLPPPPARPFYAHEKEGWYGWIGENDTEPDASPIEFRRQAHRLLWDALDYFVSVEADAFFPGFHNDGSGWPDCSSLIMGHRLYQSPSGITYRPDRKIVAALFEDVSDHRYHPPRNWTIAAREHLNRSAGVEGIVLSATLSRPVSFLAHPLPECSCRTPKSPAVQPVKSSNGRLLFGGEEECPDWMVRSLAMASAKNSEPQNEDYEDELPEDDSSLDTQHESDRSDVNKSSEQDEEMDPDD is encoded by the exons ATGCTGCTCAAAAGCAAGTTTAAGTTGGCCACAGCCATTGGCATCATGCTCTCGATGCTATCGCTGCTCGTGCACCTTTTTCTTGCAAATTATTCAGCTGGGGGCATTACAAAGTACAGCATGCATATGGATGATGTCCTTCCATTTGGACCG AGGCCTCGCCCACGGAGATTGTGGGGTCCATTGCGCAAACTTGATCACTTGCATCCTTTTGCAAAACCTAGCAAAACATATGCTG CTCCCAGTCAGCATAATGGTTTTATTTATGCAAAGATATATGGTGGCTTTGAGAAGATACAGTCTTCA ATCTGTGACCTTGTTGCCGTTGCCAGGCTCTTAAATGCTACCCTGGTTATTCCTGAGATACAAGCAACAACTCGTGCAAAAGGCATCAG TCCAAAGTTCAAAAGCTTTTCTTACCTATATGATGAAGATCATTTCATAGATGCACTTTCCAATGATGTGGCTATTGTGCGTGGCTTGCCAAAGGATCTCAGAGAGGCTAGAAAAAAGATAAAATTTCCCACAGTATCTCCTAGGAATTCTGCCACTCCAGAGTACTACATGACAGAAGTATTACCCAGACTTGTAAAATCAAAAGTTATTGGGATAATTGTTAATGGAGGTAATTGTCTTAAG TCAATTCTCCCTGCAAACCTGGAGGAATTTCAGAAGCTTAGATGCAGGGTAGCCTTCCATGCTCTAAGGTTGCGCCCTCAAATTCAGGCTCTTGGGAGCCAGATAGTAGGAAG GTTGCGAGCATCCGGCCATCCTTATCTGGCATATCACCCAGGATTGCTAAGAGATACTCTAGCTTTTCATGGTTGTGCTGAACTATTCCAG GATATTCATACGGAGCTTATTCAGTCTAGAAGGAATCAGATGATTAAACGAGGAACGGTAAAGGAACAACTAACAGTTGATTCAGTGTCCAGGAAGATGGCTGGTTCGTGTCCACTCATGCCAGAAGAG GTTGGACTTCTACTTCAAGCATTAGGTTACCCACCTACAACAATAATATTCTTGGCTGGTTCTGAGACTTTTGGTGGACAGAGAATGCTTATTCCTCTACGAGCTATGTTTGCTAACCTAGTTGACCGCACTTCACTATGTAGTCAGAAGGAGCTGTCTGATTTAGTTGGGCCAGAAGAACCCCTAACCTCAGATTTGCCTCATCCCCCACCTCCCAAGAGTGAAAAACAACTCATTGAAGAATGGAAGAGAGCAGGGCCTCGTCCAAGACCACTGCCTCCACCTCCTGCAAGGCCATTCTATGCCCATGAGAAGGAAGGCTGGTATGGTTGGATTGGTGAGAATGACACAGAACCAGATGCTTCTCCAATTGAATTCAGGAGGCAAGCGCACCGGTTGCTCTGGGATGCGCTTGATTATTTTGTTTCTGTTGAAGCTGATGCCTTCTTCCCTGGGTTTCACAATGATGGGAGTGGTTGGCCGGACTGCTCAAGTTTGATCATGGGGCACAGGTTATACCAGTCACCTTCTGGTATTACCTACAGGCCTGACAG AAAGATTGTTGCCGCGCTGTTTGAAGATGTTAGTGATCATCGGTATCATCCACCACGGAATTGGACAATTGCTGCACGTGAGCACCTCAACAGAAGTGCAGGTGTGGAAGGCATCGTGTTATCAGCTACGTTGTCAAGACCTGTATCTTTTCTCGCGCACCCATTGCCAGAGTGCTCTTGCAGAACACCAAAATCACCTGCTGTTCAACCAGTGAAAAGCAGCAATGGCAGACTCCTATTTGGAGGTGAGGAAGAGTGTCCAGATTGGATGGTGCGCAGCCTGGCAATGGCTTCTGCCAAAAATAGTGAACCTCAAAATGAGGACTATGAAGATGAATTGCCTGAAGATGACTCTAGCCTGGACACGCAGCACGAATCTGACAGAAGCGACGTGAATAAATCTTCAGAGCAAGATGAAGAGATGGATCCAGATGATTAG
- the LOC112886837 gene encoding protein EMBRYO SAC DEVELOPMENT ARREST 30 isoform X3 has product MLLPVSIMVLFMQRYMVALRRYSLQLLNATLVIPEIQATTRAKGISPKFKSFSYLYDEDHFIDALSNDVAIVRGLPKDLREARKKIKFPTVSPRNSATPEYYMTEVLPRLVKSKVIGIIVNGGNCLKSILPANLEEFQKLRCRVAFHALRLRPQIQALGSQIVGRLRASGHPYLAYHPGLLRDTLAFHGCAELFQDIHTELIQSRRNQMIKRGTVKEQLTVDSVSRKMAGSCPLMPEEVGLLLQALGYPPTTIIFLAGSETFGGQRMLIPLRAMFANLVDRTSLCSQKELSDLVGPEEPLTSDLPHPPPPKSEKQLIEEWKRAGPRPRPLPPPPARPFYAHEKEGWYGWIGENDTEPDASPIEFRRQAHRLLWDALDYFVSVEADAFFPGFHNDGSGWPDCSSLIMGHRLYQSPSGITYRPDRKIVAALFEDVSDHRYHPPRNWTIAAREHLNRSAGVEGIVLSATLSRPVSFLAHPLPECSCRTPKSPAVQPVKSSNGRLLFGGEEECPDWMVRSLAMASAKNSEPQNEDYEDELPEDDSSLDTQHESDRSDVNKSSEQDEEMDPDD; this is encoded by the exons ATGCTG CTCCCAGTCAGCATAATGGTTTTATTTATGCAAAGATATATGGTGGCTTTGAGAAGATACAGTCTTCA GCTCTTAAATGCTACCCTGGTTATTCCTGAGATACAAGCAACAACTCGTGCAAAAGGCATCAG TCCAAAGTTCAAAAGCTTTTCTTACCTATATGATGAAGATCATTTCATAGATGCACTTTCCAATGATGTGGCTATTGTGCGTGGCTTGCCAAAGGATCTCAGAGAGGCTAGAAAAAAGATAAAATTTCCCACAGTATCTCCTAGGAATTCTGCCACTCCAGAGTACTACATGACAGAAGTATTACCCAGACTTGTAAAATCAAAAGTTATTGGGATAATTGTTAATGGAGGTAATTGTCTTAAG TCAATTCTCCCTGCAAACCTGGAGGAATTTCAGAAGCTTAGATGCAGGGTAGCCTTCCATGCTCTAAGGTTGCGCCCTCAAATTCAGGCTCTTGGGAGCCAGATAGTAGGAAG GTTGCGAGCATCCGGCCATCCTTATCTGGCATATCACCCAGGATTGCTAAGAGATACTCTAGCTTTTCATGGTTGTGCTGAACTATTCCAG GATATTCATACGGAGCTTATTCAGTCTAGAAGGAATCAGATGATTAAACGAGGAACGGTAAAGGAACAACTAACAGTTGATTCAGTGTCCAGGAAGATGGCTGGTTCGTGTCCACTCATGCCAGAAGAG GTTGGACTTCTACTTCAAGCATTAGGTTACCCACCTACAACAATAATATTCTTGGCTGGTTCTGAGACTTTTGGTGGACAGAGAATGCTTATTCCTCTACGAGCTATGTTTGCTAACCTAGTTGACCGCACTTCACTATGTAGTCAGAAGGAGCTGTCTGATTTAGTTGGGCCAGAAGAACCCCTAACCTCAGATTTGCCTCATCCCCCACCTCCCAAGAGTGAAAAACAACTCATTGAAGAATGGAAGAGAGCAGGGCCTCGTCCAAGACCACTGCCTCCACCTCCTGCAAGGCCATTCTATGCCCATGAGAAGGAAGGCTGGTATGGTTGGATTGGTGAGAATGACACAGAACCAGATGCTTCTCCAATTGAATTCAGGAGGCAAGCGCACCGGTTGCTCTGGGATGCGCTTGATTATTTTGTTTCTGTTGAAGCTGATGCCTTCTTCCCTGGGTTTCACAATGATGGGAGTGGTTGGCCGGACTGCTCAAGTTTGATCATGGGGCACAGGTTATACCAGTCACCTTCTGGTATTACCTACAGGCCTGACAG AAAGATTGTTGCCGCGCTGTTTGAAGATGTTAGTGATCATCGGTATCATCCACCACGGAATTGGACAATTGCTGCACGTGAGCACCTCAACAGAAGTGCAGGTGTGGAAGGCATCGTGTTATCAGCTACGTTGTCAAGACCTGTATCTTTTCTCGCGCACCCATTGCCAGAGTGCTCTTGCAGAACACCAAAATCACCTGCTGTTCAACCAGTGAAAAGCAGCAATGGCAGACTCCTATTTGGAGGTGAGGAAGAGTGTCCAGATTGGATGGTGCGCAGCCTGGCAATGGCTTCTGCCAAAAATAGTGAACCTCAAAATGAGGACTATGAAGATGAATTGCCTGAAGATGACTCTAGCCTGGACACGCAGCACGAATCTGACAGAAGCGACGTGAATAAATCTTCAGAGCAAGATGAAGAGATGGATCCAGATGATTAG